Proteins from a single region of Pseudomonas quebecensis:
- a CDS encoding EamA family transporter, whose product MSTQNVSAGWLHERLGTVVLWALLICTESAGQLFTKIAGDQLGQMDFNWQWLVEVAHNPGILAAIACYIGAFFVWMLILRRSSLSLAFPLSSLVFVVVLLGSWLGLGEHISPLHWVGVAVIIGGIALLAEGEEN is encoded by the coding sequence ATGAGTACGCAAAACGTCAGTGCCGGTTGGCTGCACGAACGCCTGGGCACGGTGGTGTTGTGGGCCTTATTGATCTGCACCGAGAGTGCCGGCCAGCTGTTCACCAAGATCGCCGGCGATCAGTTGGGACAGATGGATTTCAATTGGCAGTGGCTGGTGGAAGTCGCGCATAACCCCGGCATCCTGGCGGCGATTGCCTGCTACATCGGCGCGTTTTTCGTGTGGATGCTGATCCTGCGGCGCAGCAGTTTGTCACTGGCCTTTCCCCTGAGTTCACTGGTGTTCGTGGTGGTGCTGCTGGGGTCGTGGCTGGGGCTGGGGGAACATATCAGCCCGCTGCACTGGGTGGGGGTTGCAGTGATCATCGGTGGCATCGCCCTGCTGGCCGAAGGCGAAGAGAACTGA